GGTGTCCCCCACTCCGGGCGCCTCGAAGGTCCCACGCGCGAAGACCACTTCGACGTCCGCACAGCCGGATGCGGGTGCGGCCGACGCGGTGCCCGCGGCCTGCAGGCTTAGCACGGCCAGCGCCGCGAGCGTCACACCCGCGAAGGTTCCGCGTAAACGCGACGCGCGGGTGGTGTCGAGGTCGTTGTTCATGGCGCATCCTCACTGGTCAAGGCTCATCGGTTGGCATAAGCCTCTCGGGAACCGGCAGGTGCGCACATCGCCGTAGGCCCCCAACCTGTGAGGGTGCTGTCATGACCGCCGACTACCGGCTAGCGGTAACCGTGGCCGGGCCGTCAACCCGAGGGCTGCTGCACGGTCTCGAGATCGAGCCCCGTACTGCGCGGGCCGAGCACGGCCACGTCGACGCAGAGCAGCACGATCAGCACCGCGGAGCCGGAGAACACCACCACGGGTCCGAAGCCGGTGAGGAGCGGAACGGCGATGAAGGGCAACACGGCCGACGCCGCGCGCGACAGGGAATACGCGGCCCCACTCGCGGTGCTCCGGATCGCCGTAGGGAAGATCTCGGCCTGGTAGATGTGGAAAGCGTTGCAGAACACGTTGGACACCGCGGTGAGCAGGAAACCCGCCGCGACGATCACCGCGACGTTCGATGCAGCGGCGAACACGATCCCGAATACGGCGATGGCCGACGCCGACACGATGATCAGGTGTTTGCGCTCGAACCGCTCCACCAGCGGCACCGACACGAGGGAACCGAGCGGATAACCCGCGAAGCTCAACGCGGAATAGGCCAGCGACTCGGTGACGTGAAACCCTTTGTGCACCAATACCAGCGGCGCCAGCGTGCCGAACCCGAAGTACGCCACCGTCTGCAAGACCTGGAAGATCACCAGCATGAAACTGCGGGACCGGTAGTCGCGGAACGCGAACCGCAGGACGTCGCCGACGCGTGGCACCCCGTCTGCCCGGTGATCGGGCCGCTCTGCGAGATCCAGCGGTTCCACACCGGCGCCGATCGATTCGACGACGGACTCGACCACCGCACGCGCCTCGGCATGGCGGCCTCGGATCTCCAGCCAGCGCGGTGATTCCGGAAGCCTCGACCGGGCCGCGAGCACGAACACCGCGGCAAGTCCGCCGAGGATCAGCAACCAACGCCACCCGTCGATGCCGAGGATCTCGTGCCGGGCGACGAGTCGACCACCGAGCAGTGCCGCAATCGGGACCCCGAGGAAACCGATGGTGTACGCCCACGCGGTCATCCGCCCTCGCGCCGGTGCGGGCAGCATCTCCGCGAGGTAGGAGTCGACCAGCACCAACTCGGCCCCAAGGCCGACTCCCGACAGAAATCGCAGGATCACGAAGACCTCGGGATTCGGTGAGAACCCTGCGGCCAGGGAGAACACCGCGTAGAGCACCATGTTGAGGATGAAGACGCGGCGTCGTCCGAACCGGTCGGCCGCGACCGACAGGACGTTGGCCCCGACGAACATTCCCGCGAAACCCGCAGCGATGACCATCGCCTTCCCCAGATCGCCCAGCCCGTACTGAGCCGCCAGCACCGGTGCGAGCACACCACCGAGGAACACCTCGTAGAGGTCGAAGAACGTCCCGATGCCGACGAGAAACACCAGTCTCCGGTGCCACCCGGTGACGGGAAGCCGGTCCAGAACCTCCGATGCCATACCCATCGATTTCGCGGACGTCACCACGCTCCCCCTCACATCGCCTCGCGTGTGCCTCAGAACGTATGAACGTCACACGCCGCTGAAGCGTTGCGAGGCGACAGCCGGGTGTCGGTCGCTCGGGCGATGAACAGGGTGGCCAGTGCACCGGAAATCGTGCGCAGTATCCGTACGTCGATCTGGTCGATGCGGGCCCGCGGCTTGCGCAGAACGCTCACTTTCCGGAGGCCGGTCCGCCACGTGATGAGCATTGTGCCCACCGAACACCGGTGTTGTTGCCAGAAGAAGCCTTCGGTGGTCGACTGAAGTGAGCTTTGTGCTCACGCTCTACTCAGGCAGGCAACATGTCTCTCACCGCTCCACACACCCTCGACGTCGATACGGCACGACTGGACACGCTGCAACGCGTCGAACAGCGCGTCCTGTGGTTGTCGACCGCGATGATCCACCACGCCAACCGGATCCGCCCCAACACCTCGGGCCTCAAGGTGGGCGGCCACCAGGCGTCGAGCGCCTCGATCGTGACCATCATGACCGCGCTGTGGTTCGAGCAACTCCGCTCGGGTGACCGGGTGTCGGTGAAACCGCATGCCTCCCCTGTGCTGCACAGCCTGAACTACCTGCTGGGCTCGCTCGACGAGAAGTACCTGACGACGCTGCGGCAGTTCGGCGGTCTACAGTCCTACCCGAGCCGGTCCAAGGATCCCGACCTCGTCGACTACTCCACAGGATCAGTGGGAATCGGTGCAACAGCGCCGATCTGGGGTGCGATGGCGCGCCGTTTCGTCGACGCGCACTACGGGCCGACGGGCGCGGGCCGGCAGTACTCCCTGGTCGGCGACGCCGAACTCGACGAGGGCGCGGTGTGGGAGGCCATCCTGGACCCCGGAATCGCCGAGTTGGGTGAGGTGGTCTGGATCGTCGACCTCAACCGGCAGTCCCTGGACCGTGTGGTGCCCAACATCGCCGCGCGCCGTCTGGAGAAGATGTTCGACGCCGCAGGCTGGCAGGTGATCACGGTGAAGTTCGGGCGCCTGCTGGAATCGCTGTTCACCCGGCCGGGCGGCGATGCGCTGCGCACCCGCATCCTCGACATGCCCAACCCCGAGTATCAGCGGCTGTTGCGGTGCAGCGCCGACGACATCCGCACGCGTCTCCCCGGTGACGGCACGCGCAGCGGCGAGATTTCTTCTCTCATCGCCGATCTGGACGACGCGACGTTGACCGCCGCGATCCGAAACCTCGGCGGCCACGATCTCGCGGCGCTGACGCAGGCGTACCGGGAGATCGACGACACCCGCCCCACCGCGATCATCGCCTACACGGTCAAGGGTTACGGGCTGCCCACAGAAGGACATCCGCAGAACCACTCGGCGCTGCTGTCCCACGACGAGTTCGCCGACCTGGCGACGCGATTGGGCATGGACCCGGACGATCCATGGCAACGGTTCACCCCGGACACCGACGCCGGGCGGCTGTGCGTCGCTGCCGCGCAACGCCTCACCCGCGAGGCGATCACCACAGCAACCCCACCGGTGGTTCCCACCGACATCGGGCGTACCCCCAAGGGCACCGCCACCACGCAGGCCGCGCTGGGCCGCGTGCTGCTGGATCTGTCCCGCGAGGCGCCAGAGGCGGCCGAGCGGGTGGTGACGGTGAGCCCGGACGTCAGTTCGACGACCAACCTCGGCGGCTGGGTGAACAAGGTGGGCGTGTGGTCCACCACCGAACGCCGCAACTGGTTCGCCGACGACGCCGAGACCATCATGCACTGGGACGAACGCCCCACCGGCAGGCATGTGGAACTCGGGATCGCCGAGACGAACCTGGTGGGCCTGCTCGGCGAGCTCGGCGCCACCTGGAGTCGTTGGGGCCAACCGCTTTTCCCGATCGGCGTACTGTACGACCCGTTCGTCGAACGTGCGCTCGAGCCGTGGTCGTTCGGAATCTATGCGGGCGGGCAGTCCATCCTCGTCGGCACCCCGTCGGGGGTCACGCTGGCCGCCGAGGGCGGCGCGCACCAGTCGATCAAGACACCGTCGATCGGCATCGAACAGCCCGGCTGCATCAGCTACGAACCGGCGTTCGCCATCGACGTCGAGTGGACGCTGCTGGCGAGTATGGCCCGGCTGGGGCGGCCCGGCGGCACGTCGGCGTACCTTCGGTTGTCGACGCGGCCCGTGGATCAGTCCCTGGCCGCGGTCCCGGCCGACCCCGCGGCCCGCGAGCGCCGCCGCCGCCAGGTGGTCGCAGGCGGATATCCGTTGCGGCGCACCGCCGGTGCGCGGGTCACGATCGCCGCGATGGGCGCGGTGCTGCCCGAGGTGCTGGCCGCCGCTGACCGGTTGGCGCAGTTGGGGTTGCCCGCCGACGTCATCTGCGTGACCAGCCCGGGTCTGTTGTTCGAGGCGTGGCAGGCCCGCCAGGGGCGCGGCCGCGTCAGCACCTCGGCCGACACCTGGATCCTGGATCAACTGTTCCCGGCCGAGCGCGCCCTGCCGCTCGTGACCGTGCTGGACGGCCATCCCCACACCCTCGCGTTCCTGGCGGGGATCCAGCGGGTCAGGGCCACCGCCCTCGGCGTGTCGCAGTTCGGTCAGGTGGGCTCGCTCGAAGAGGTGTACCGCTATCACGGTCTGGACACCGACAGCATCGTCCGCGCGGCGCTCGATGTCACCGAGTCCGCAGGGGTCACTGGCGTCACGGACGCGGCCGGCTGACAACGGCGCAGATCACGGGTGGGCGTCCGCCGGTATGGTCTAGAGACCGAACCAGCGAAAGGACCCCCCGATCTGATGCACGCGGCTTCACGTGCGCTGCTCGACGCGCTGCGTGCCCATGGGAACCGGACCGCTCTCATCACGGGCTCCCGGCAGATGACCTATTCCGAACTGGCCGGTCAGGTGGCCGATGCCGTGGCGACGATGGGCGCCGGGCGCAGGCTGGTGCTGCTGGAGACCCACAACGACATCGCGACCGTCGTCGGTTACCTCGCCGCGCTGGCGGCCGGTCACGTCGTGCTGCCCGTCGCCCCCGGCGGTGACCACACCGCGATCATCGGTACCTACTCGCCCGACACCGTGATCGACGCCGACGGGATCCGGCACCGGCGCGACGAACCTGCCCACCGGTTGCACGAAGATTTGGCGCTGCTGATGTCGACCTCTGGCAGCACCGGGTCCCCCAAGCTGGTGCGGCTGTCGCGCACCAACCTCCTGAGCAACGCCACGGCCATCGCCGAGTACCTCGGCATCCGCGAAACCGACCGGGCAGCAACGACTTTGCCGTTGTCCTACTGTTACGGACTCTCGGTTCTCAACAGCCACCTGTTACGGGGCGCAGCGCTGATCCTCACCGAGGACTCGGTTCTCGACGACGCGTTCTGGGATCTGTTCACCGAGCATCGCGGGACGAGCTTCGCCGGTGTGCCCCATACGTTCGAGCTGTTGGACCGGATCGGCTTCGACACCATGTCCCTGCCGCATCTGCGCTACATCACCCAGGCCGGCGGCCGGATGGCGCCCGAGCGGGTGCGACGGTTCGCCGCGCAGGCACAACGCCAGGGCTGGCGGCTGGTGGTGATGTACGGCGCCACCGAGGCCACTGCGCGCATGGCATACCTGCCCGCCGACCTCGCGCTGACCCGGCCGGACGCCATCGGCAAACCGATCCCCGGCGGCGAGTTCACCATCGAGCAGCGCGACGGCTGGCCCGACGGCACCGGTGAGCTCGTCTACCGCGGTCCGAACGTGATGCTCGGCTACGCGCACGGACCCGATGACCTCGCGTCAGGGGCCACCCTCGACGCACTGCGCACCGGGGACATCGCGCGTCGCGGCGCCGACGGCCTGTTCGAGATCGTCGGACGCAGCAGCCGCTTCGTGAAGCTGTTCGGGCTGCGCATCGACCTGCAGCGACTCGAATCGGGCTTGGCCGAGCAGAACATCACCGCCCTGTGCACCGGTGACGACGACGGTATCGCCGTGGCCGCGACCGCGCCGGCAGTCGCGGCAGAGGTCACTCGACTGGTGGCTGCCGCGGCCCGGATCCCGGCCTCCGGGGTACGCACGGCCATCGTCGACGAACTGCCGCGACTCACGTCGGGCAAGCCCGACTATCCGGCGGTGCGTGCGCTCGCGCGTGCCGGCGCCCCATCGGAGGCGGTCACCGACCTACGGAGCCTGTTCGCCGACGTGCTGCAGCTCGATCCGGCGGTGATCGACCCCGAGGCCAGCTTCGTCGACCTCGGCGGCAACTCGCTGTCGTACGTGGCGATGTCGGTTCGCCTGGAACGTGCCCTCGGACAACTGCCGGCCGATTGGCACCGGCTACCGCTTTCGGAACTGGAACGACGCACGACGCGGCGCCGGCGCTGGGGCGCCACCGTGGAGACCAGCGTCGCGCTGCGCGCCGTCGCGATCGTGCTGATCGTCGGCTCTCACGCCGAATTGTTCGAACTGTGGGGCGGCGCGCATGTGCTGCTCGCCGTGGCCGGCTACAACTTCGGGCGGTTCTGCCTGACACCGCTGCCGCGAGAACAGCGGTCGCGACACCTGCGCCGCACCATCGTCTGGATCGCGGTGCCGTCGATCGTGTGGGTCGCGATCGCGCTGCTGCTCACCGATGACTATCACGTCACGAATCTGTTCCTGGCAGACAAGTTTCTCGGCCCGCCCGACAGCATGACGGCCGGGCGGCTGTGGTTCGTCGAGGTGCTGGTGTGGATCCTGGTGGCGCTGGCCGCGGTGTGTTGGTTGCCCGCCGCCGACCGTCTCGAACGCAGGCGCCCGTTCGCGTTCGCGGCGGCGTTCCTGGCTTTCGGACTTGCGGTGCGCTACCACCTGATCTCGTTCGACCTGCACGATCAGGCGAGCTTCACGGTGCTCGCGTTCTGGTTCTTCGCCGCCGGGTGGGCCGCCGCGAAAGCCACTCACACCTGGCAGCGCGTCGCCGTCACGGTGGTGCTGGCGGTCGCCGTGTACGGCTACTTCGGCGACCCCAACCGGGAACTGCTGGTGCTCGCCGGGTTCGCGCTGCTGATCTGGCTGCCGGCGCTGCGGTGCGCCGCACCGGTGGCCGTGGTGCTCGGTGTGCTCGCCGAGGCCTCGCTGTACACGTATCTGACGCACTACCAGATCTATCCGCTGTTCGGCGATCACCGGCTCGTGGGGGTCCTGGCCGCCCTCGCCGTCGGCGCGGCCGTGACCTACGCGGTCACCTCGGCGCGCACCCGGTGGTCGCGGCGTTCAGTCCGTGGTCCGCTCGGCCATCAGGCCCTCCTGCACGAGCGTGGCGACCACGCTGCCGCCGAGTTGCACGAGGCTCGAGGTGATGATGCCGCGGCCACCGGCCGCGGCCGGTGAGGTCTGCTCCAGCAGATTCCACTCGTCGGCGCGCACCCTCCGGTGGAACCACATCGACGAATCGGTCGTGCCGCTGCGGTGACTGGGTGAGCGCATCGACAGGCCGTGCACACCGAGGGCAGGGTCGATCCCGTACAGATCGGTGATGTACAGCGCGATCATCGTGTGCAGCAGCGGATCGTCGGGCAGGGCCGTGATGACCCGCCACCAGAACCGGCGCGTGAACCCGCCGTCGGCGGTGTCGTCGGCGATGCGGATGTCGAACTCGTCGAGCGGCAGCGACGGCGCCGGACCGGGTGGACCGGTACGCGGCAAGGCCTCGGGATCGTGCGGCAGGTTCACGCGGTGGCCGTGCTCGGGCCCGGGCAGGGGTGTCGCGAACGACACCGTGGCGGTGGTGAGCAGCCGGCGGTGCTCGTAGGCGTCGATGCGGCGTGACGACGTGGTGCGTCCGTCGTAGACCCGGTGTACGCGGTACTGCGCGGGTTCTCCGGCGTCCCCGCCGCGCAGGAACTGGATGTGCATGTTGGTGGGGGCACGGTCGTCGCCCACGGTCCGTGCCGCGGCGGCCAGACTCTGCGCCGCGCGCAGCCCGCCGAACGCGCGCTTGCCGGCCGGACCGCTCGCCGGCCCGCTCCAGGTGTCCTCGTCGCCGTGTCCGTCGAGCTGGAACAGCCTCAGCAGCACGCTCACTTCTCGACAGAACCCGTTGCCACGGTGCCGGATCGGGTCAACGCCGCGATCTCGTCGGCGCCGAGTCCGAGATGTTCGGCGAGCACCGCGGCGGTGTCGTCACCCAACGCGGGCGCGGGCACCGCGGCCGGGTACACCCCGCCGATGGACATCGGCAGGCCCGGCGCGAGATACCGGCCGATCCGCGGCTGTTCGAGCGGCGTGAACAACGGGTTCTCGGTGACGCGCGCGTGGGCGGCGGTCTCGGCGAAGCTGCGGTAGCGCTCCCACAACACCGACGTGCCCGACAGCGCGGCGGTGATCTCGTCGGCGGTGTGCTCGCTGAACCACAGGGTGAACAGCCCGGTGAGCGCGTCGCGGTGGGTGTAGCGCTGTCCCTCGTCGGTGAAATCGGCGCCGAGCGCCTTCCCCAGGGCCGCGACAGCCTTGGTCGTGCCGGTGACCTCGGTGAGGTCGCGGAAGTGCCGCCCGGTGAGTGCGACCAGCATGAACAAGGCACCGTCGCCGCTGGTGAAGTGCTGGCCGTACGTACCGAACAGGCTGTTGCCCAGCCGTTCTCGCGACGTGCCGTTGACCATCACCTCGGTGAGGAATCCGAGGTTGCCCGCCGTGGCGAGTGCGACGTTCTCCAGCGGGATGCTGATGCGTGCCCCCTCACCGGTGGCGTCGCGGTGCCGTAGGGCCGCGCTCACCGCGAGTGCCACATACAGCCCGCAGCTCACGTCCCACGCAGGCAGCACGTGGTTGACCGGAGTCGACAGCTCCGCTGGGCCCGTGACGAGCGGGAATCCCACCGCGGCGTTGACCGTGTAATCCACCGCGGTGCCGCCGTCGGCGCGGCCGGACACCTCGACGTGGATCAGGTCTGGTCTCAGGGCCGCGAGTTCGTCGTAGGAATGCCACTGCCGCCCAATGACATTCGTGATCAGCACACCGCTTCCGGCAATGAGCCTCCGCACCAGCTGTTGCCCTTCGGGCGAGCGCATGTCCGCAGCCACCGACCGCTTGCCCTTGTTGAGCCCGGCCCAGTAGATGCTGTGACCGTCGTCGGTGACCGGCCACCGGTGGTAATCGGCGGCC
This genomic window from Mycolicibacterium goodii contains:
- a CDS encoding acyl-CoA thioesterase, which codes for MSVLLRLFQLDGHGDEDTWSGPASGPAGKRAFGGLRAAQSLAAAARTVGDDRAPTNMHIQFLRGGDAGEPAQYRVHRVYDGRTTSSRRIDAYEHRRLLTTATVSFATPLPGPEHGHRVNLPHDPEALPRTGPPGPAPSLPLDEFDIRIADDTADGGFTRRFWWRVITALPDDPLLHTMIALYITDLYGIDPALGVHGLSMRSPSHRSGTTDSSMWFHRRVRADEWNLLEQTSPAAAGGRGIITSSLVQLGGSVVATLVQEGLMAERTTD
- a CDS encoding CoA transferase — its product is MTEAAASSNHEPTRPLAGLRIIEISSFVAVPLAGMTLAQLGAEVVRVDPVGGAADYHRWPVTDDGHSIYWAGLNKGKRSVAADMRSPEGQQLVRRLIAGSGVLITNVIGRQWHSYDELAALRPDLIHVEVSGRADGGTAVDYTVNAAVGFPLVTGPAELSTPVNHVLPAWDVSCGLYVALAVSAALRHRDATGEGARISIPLENVALATAGNLGFLTEVMVNGTSRERLGNSLFGTYGQHFTSGDGALFMLVALTGRHFRDLTEVTGTTKAVAALGKALGADFTDEGQRYTHRDALTGLFTLWFSEHTADEITAALSGTSVLWERYRSFAETAAHARVTENPLFTPLEQPRIGRYLAPGLPMSIGGVYPAAVPAPALGDDTAAVLAEHLGLGADEIAALTRSGTVATGSVEK
- a CDS encoding MFS transporter: MTSAKSMGMASEVLDRLPVTGWHRRLVFLVGIGTFFDLYEVFLGGVLAPVLAAQYGLGDLGKAMVIAAGFAGMFVGANVLSVAADRFGRRRVFILNMVLYAVFSLAAGFSPNPEVFVILRFLSGVGLGAELVLVDSYLAEMLPAPARGRMTAWAYTIGFLGVPIAALLGGRLVARHEILGIDGWRWLLILGGLAAVFVLAARSRLPESPRWLEIRGRHAEARAVVESVVESIGAGVEPLDLAERPDHRADGVPRVGDVLRFAFRDYRSRSFMLVIFQVLQTVAYFGFGTLAPLVLVHKGFHVTESLAYSALSFAGYPLGSLVSVPLVERFERKHLIIVSASAIAVFGIVFAAASNVAVIVAAGFLLTAVSNVFCNAFHIYQAEIFPTAIRSTASGAAYSLSRAASAVLPFIAVPLLTGFGPVVVFSGSAVLIVLLCVDVAVLGPRSTGLDLETVQQPSG
- a CDS encoding transketolase-like TK C-terminal-containing protein — protein: MSLTAPHTLDVDTARLDTLQRVEQRVLWLSTAMIHHANRIRPNTSGLKVGGHQASSASIVTIMTALWFEQLRSGDRVSVKPHASPVLHSLNYLLGSLDEKYLTTLRQFGGLQSYPSRSKDPDLVDYSTGSVGIGATAPIWGAMARRFVDAHYGPTGAGRQYSLVGDAELDEGAVWEAILDPGIAELGEVVWIVDLNRQSLDRVVPNIAARRLEKMFDAAGWQVITVKFGRLLESLFTRPGGDALRTRILDMPNPEYQRLLRCSADDIRTRLPGDGTRSGEISSLIADLDDATLTAAIRNLGGHDLAALTQAYREIDDTRPTAIIAYTVKGYGLPTEGHPQNHSALLSHDEFADLATRLGMDPDDPWQRFTPDTDAGRLCVAAAQRLTREAITTATPPVVPTDIGRTPKGTATTQAALGRVLLDLSREAPEAAERVVTVSPDVSSTTNLGGWVNKVGVWSTTERRNWFADDAETIMHWDERPTGRHVELGIAETNLVGLLGELGATWSRWGQPLFPIGVLYDPFVERALEPWSFGIYAGGQSILVGTPSGVTLAAEGGAHQSIKTPSIGIEQPGCISYEPAFAIDVEWTLLASMARLGRPGGTSAYLRLSTRPVDQSLAAVPADPAARERRRRQVVAGGYPLRRTAGARVTIAAMGAVLPEVLAAADRLAQLGLPADVICVTSPGLLFEAWQARQGRGRVSTSADTWILDQLFPAERALPLVTVLDGHPHTLAFLAGIQRVRATALGVSQFGQVGSLEEVYRYHGLDTDSIVRAALDVTESAGVTGVTDAAG
- a CDS encoding non-ribosomal peptide synthetase encodes the protein MHAASRALLDALRAHGNRTALITGSRQMTYSELAGQVADAVATMGAGRRLVLLETHNDIATVVGYLAALAAGHVVLPVAPGGDHTAIIGTYSPDTVIDADGIRHRRDEPAHRLHEDLALLMSTSGSTGSPKLVRLSRTNLLSNATAIAEYLGIRETDRAATTLPLSYCYGLSVLNSHLLRGAALILTEDSVLDDAFWDLFTEHRGTSFAGVPHTFELLDRIGFDTMSLPHLRYITQAGGRMAPERVRRFAAQAQRQGWRLVVMYGATEATARMAYLPADLALTRPDAIGKPIPGGEFTIEQRDGWPDGTGELVYRGPNVMLGYAHGPDDLASGATLDALRTGDIARRGADGLFEIVGRSSRFVKLFGLRIDLQRLESGLAEQNITALCTGDDDGIAVAATAPAVAAEVTRLVAAAARIPASGVRTAIVDELPRLTSGKPDYPAVRALARAGAPSEAVTDLRSLFADVLQLDPAVIDPEASFVDLGGNSLSYVAMSVRLERALGQLPADWHRLPLSELERRTTRRRRWGATVETSVALRAVAIVLIVGSHAELFELWGGAHVLLAVAGYNFGRFCLTPLPREQRSRHLRRTIVWIAVPSIVWVAIALLLTDDYHVTNLFLADKFLGPPDSMTAGRLWFVEVLVWILVALAAVCWLPAADRLERRRPFAFAAAFLAFGLAVRYHLISFDLHDQASFTVLAFWFFAAGWAAAKATHTWQRVAVTVVLAVAVYGYFGDPNRELLVLAGFALLIWLPALRCAAPVAVVLGVLAEASLYTYLTHYQIYPLFGDHRLVGVLAALAVGAAVTYAVTSARTRWSRRSVRGPLGHQALLHERGDHAAAELHEARGDDAAATGRGR